The following are from one region of the Tenacibaculum dicentrarchi genome:
- the guaB gene encoding IMP dehydrogenase has protein sequence MQAHQSKFVGEGLTYDDVLLVPAYSEVLPREVSIQTKFTKNITINVPIVSAAMDTVTESAMAIAMAREGGIGVLHKNMTIEQQAQEVRKVKRAESGMIIDPVTLPLTASVLDAKMLMKEHSIGGIPIIDQIGVLKGIVTNRDLRFEHDNERSIVEVMTKDNLVTASVGTSLKAAESILQEKKIEKLLIVDENYKLSGLITFRDITKVTQKPIANKDTFGRLRVAAALGVTADAVQRAEALVKAGVDAVIIDTAHGHTKGVVAVLKNVKAKFPELDVIVGNIATPEAAKYLVEAGADAVKVGIGPGSICTTRVVAGVGSPQFSAVLEVASAIKGSGVPVIADGGIRYTGDIPKAIAAGADCVMLGSLLAGTKESPGETIIYEGRKFKSYRGMGSVEAMKQGSKDRYFQDVEDDIKKLVPEGIVGRVPYKGQLEESIHQFVGGLRAGMGYCGSKDIETLKETGKFVRITASGINESHPHDVAITKESPNYSRR, from the coding sequence ATGCAAGCTCATCAATCAAAATTTGTAGGAGAAGGTTTAACGTACGACGACGTTTTATTAGTACCTGCTTACTCAGAAGTACTTCCAAGAGAAGTTTCAATTCAAACAAAATTTACTAAGAATATAACCATTAACGTACCTATAGTTTCCGCAGCTATGGATACCGTTACCGAATCGGCAATGGCAATCGCTATGGCTCGTGAAGGAGGGATTGGTGTGTTACATAAAAACATGACTATTGAGCAACAAGCTCAAGAGGTTCGCAAGGTAAAACGTGCAGAATCAGGGATGATTATTGACCCGGTAACCTTGCCATTAACAGCGAGCGTTTTAGATGCTAAAATGTTAATGAAAGAACATAGTATTGGCGGAATTCCTATTATTGACCAAATTGGTGTTTTAAAAGGAATTGTAACCAATAGAGATTTGCGTTTCGAGCATGATAATGAACGTTCAATTGTAGAGGTAATGACTAAAGATAATTTAGTAACTGCATCGGTAGGAACTTCATTAAAAGCGGCAGAAAGCATCTTACAAGAAAAGAAAATCGAAAAATTATTAATTGTTGATGAAAATTATAAATTATCAGGATTAATTACTTTTAGAGATATTACTAAGGTTACTCAAAAACCAATTGCAAACAAAGATACTTTTGGGCGTTTACGTGTTGCAGCTGCATTAGGTGTAACGGCAGATGCTGTTCAAAGAGCCGAAGCTTTAGTGAAAGCAGGTGTTGATGCTGTAATTATTGATACCGCTCACGGACATACCAAAGGAGTGGTTGCTGTTTTAAAAAATGTAAAAGCAAAATTTCCTGAATTAGATGTTATTGTAGGAAATATCGCTACGCCAGAAGCTGCTAAGTATTTAGTGGAAGCAGGAGCGGATGCTGTAAAAGTAGGAATTGGTCCTGGTTCAATATGTACAACTCGTGTGGTTGCAGGTGTAGGTTCTCCTCAGTTTTCGGCAGTTTTAGAAGTTGCCTCTGCTATTAAAGGAAGTGGAGTTCCTGTAATTGCCGATGGTGGAATTCGTTATACAGGTGATATCCCTAAGGCAATTGCCGCAGGTGCCGATTGTGTAATGTTAGGGTCATTGTTAGCAGGAACAAAAGAATCGCCAGGAGAAACGATTATTTACGAAGGAAGAAAATTCAAATCGTATCGTGGAATGGGATCTGTGGAAGCAATGAAGCAAGGTTCAAAAGATCGTTATTTTCAAGATGTTGAAGACGATATTAAAAAATTAGTGCCAGAAGGTATTGTAGGGCGTGTTCCTTATAAAGGACAACTAGAAGAAAGTATTCATCAATTTGTTGGTGGTTTACGTGCTGGTATGGGATATTGTGGTTCTAAAGATATTGAAACACTGAAAGAAACAGGTAAATTTGTACGTATTACCGCAAGCGGAATTAACGAAAGTCATCCGCATGATGTTGCAATTACCAAAGAATCTCCAAATTATAGTAGAAGATAA